Proteins co-encoded in one Arachis hypogaea cultivar Tifrunner chromosome 11, arahy.Tifrunner.gnm2.J5K5, whole genome shotgun sequence genomic window:
- the LOC112721651 gene encoding uncharacterized protein produces the protein MATIAEALSRLTLSPSNTQNAHQASTSSGLSSQPQPNPKGSINAIILRSGTKLDEVGLKPTSLSKEPHNEEIEEEVEVVGEEEENVTRGEEELMKVKEPKRKNPLEEPTPIPFPTLAKKAKKHEDLDPNMVENFKNVEVTVPLFQAIQQVPKYDKFLKDVCTHKDKISELNKSPVNDSISSLISKKCNDPSPCLVTCVIGGMEFMDCMCDLGACVSIMPLPIYEKLNLSLLKRSGAKFVLADKSIVSVVGIAEDVLVNIQGLLFLVDFHILETPPIDLGKPSSILLGRPFLKTSRFKLDAFSGAYPFEVDGKIVKFTLDESKKPTP, from the coding sequence ATGGCAACCATTGCCGAAGCTTTATCTCGTTTGACTCTTTCTCCTTCAAACACTCAAAATGCCCATCAAGCTTCCACCTCTAGTGGCCTATCTTctcaaccccaaccaaacccaaagggaAGTATTAATGCTATTATCCTTAGGAGTGGTACCAAGTTAGATGAAGTTGGTCTTAAGCCTACAAGTTTGAGCAAGGAGCCCCACAatgaagaaatagaagaagaagtggAAGTGGTGGGAGAGGAGGAGGAAAATGTTACAAGAGGTGAGGAGGAACTAATGAAGGTCAAAGAGCCCAAAAGAAAGAACCCTCTTGAAGAGCCTACACCAATTCCTTTCCCAACATTGGCTAAAAAGGCAAAGAAGCATGAGGACCTTGATCCCAATATGGTAGAAAATTTCAAGAATGTGGAAGTTACCGTTCCTCTTTTTCAAGCCATCCAACAAGTGCCAAAGTATGACAAATTCCTCAAGGATGTTTGCACCCACAAGGACAAGATTAGTGAGCTAAACAAAAGTCCGGTGAATGACTCTATATCTTCTCTCATTTCAAAAAAGTGTAATGACCCCAGTCCATGTTTGGTGACTTGTGTAATTGGTGGCATGGAGTTCatggattgcatgtgtgatttgggagcttgtgtaagcattATGCCCCTCCCTATCTATGAGAAGTTGAACTTGTCACTATTGAAGAGGTCCGGAGCAAAATTTGTGTTGGCGGACAAAAGCATTGTATCGGTTGTAGGAATTGCGGAGGATGTTTTGGTAAATATCCAAGGGTTGCTCTTTCTGGtagattttcatatattggaAACCCCTCCAATTGATTTAGGCAAGCCATCCTCTATTCTCCTTGGGAGACCATTTTTGAAGACATCTCGATTCAAGTTGGATGCATTCTCGGGAGCTTACCCATTTGAGGTCGATGGAAAAATAGTGAAGTTCACTTTGGATGAATCTAAGAAGCCTACTCCTTGA